One genomic segment of Catalinimonas alkaloidigena includes these proteins:
- the ggt gene encoding gamma-glutamyltransferase has translation MARNGMAATSQPLATTVALDILKNGGNAVDAAIAANAVLGVVEPTGSGIGGDIFAIVWDQKTQKLYGLNGSGRSPYELTLEYFSNYDIERIPGSGALAVSVPGCVDGWYELNSRFGSMPMKELLQPAITYAEEGYPVTEVIAFLWEGYARSLQRYDGFKKTFMPNGRAPKKGEVFKNPDLASTLSIIANKGRDEFYKGDLAKTIAATVQREGGFISEKDLADHYSDWVEPISANYRGYDVWELPPNGQGTAVLQMLNILEGYDLQAMGFGSSEYLHHLIEAKKLAYEDRATYYADPDFNSIPLEELISKEYAESRRSLIDGASASREYKPGLMQEGSNTIYLSVADKEGNMVSLIQSNYSGMGGGIVPDGLGFSLQNRGTSFNLEEGHYNTYAPHKRPFHTIIPGFVTKDGEPFMSFGVMGGAFQPQGHVQILINMIDFGMNLQEAGDAPRAKHSGSSSPEGSLMDDGGYVTLEGGFDYKTILELSKKGHRVGHSVRGYGGYQAIMYDKVNKIYIGASESRKDGHAAGY, from the coding sequence ATGGCACGTAATGGAATGGCAGCAACCAGTCAACCTTTAGCCACTACGGTAGCCTTGGATATTCTAAAAAATGGTGGGAATGCAGTAGATGCTGCAATTGCTGCTAATGCTGTTTTAGGCGTGGTAGAACCCACAGGCAGTGGGATTGGGGGAGATATTTTTGCTATTGTATGGGATCAAAAGACTCAAAAACTATATGGGTTGAATGGCAGTGGTAGGTCTCCCTATGAGTTAACGCTTGAATACTTTAGCAATTATGATATTGAAAGAATACCGGGAAGTGGGGCATTGGCTGTATCAGTTCCAGGTTGTGTAGATGGTTGGTATGAGTTGAATTCCAGGTTTGGAAGTATGCCCATGAAAGAATTACTTCAGCCTGCTATCACTTATGCTGAAGAGGGTTACCCTGTAACTGAGGTAATCGCTTTTCTTTGGGAGGGATATGCTCGGTCACTTCAAAGGTATGATGGGTTCAAAAAAACGTTTATGCCCAATGGCCGTGCTCCAAAGAAAGGAGAAGTTTTTAAGAACCCCGACCTAGCTTCAACCCTTTCAATAATTGCCAATAAAGGACGGGATGAATTTTACAAAGGTGATCTAGCCAAGACTATTGCTGCTACTGTACAAAGAGAAGGTGGGTTTATTTCTGAAAAAGATCTGGCAGATCATTATTCTGATTGGGTAGAGCCCATTTCTGCCAATTACCGTGGATATGACGTATGGGAACTCCCACCTAATGGTCAGGGTACAGCTGTGCTACAGATGTTAAATATACTGGAAGGCTATGACTTACAAGCAATGGGGTTTGGAAGCAGTGAGTACCTTCATCATTTGATTGAGGCAAAAAAACTGGCCTATGAAGACAGGGCTACCTACTATGCAGATCCTGATTTCAACAGCATTCCCTTAGAGGAACTAATTTCCAAGGAGTATGCCGAGTCAAGAAGAAGCTTAATTGATGGTGCTAGCGCAAGCCGGGAATATAAGCCTGGTTTGATGCAGGAAGGTAGTAATACGATTTACCTCAGTGTAGCTGACAAGGAAGGTAATATGGTCTCTCTGATACAGAGTAATTATTCTGGAATGGGAGGAGGCATTGTTCCTGATGGGCTTGGCTTTAGCCTTCAAAACAGAGGAACTTCATTTAATCTTGAAGAGGGACATTATAATACTTACGCTCCTCATAAAAGACCTTTTCATACCATTATTCCAGGTTTTGTTACTAAAGATGGTGAACCATTCATGAGCTTTGGCGTGATGGGTGGCGCTTTTCAACCACAGGGTCATGTACAAATATTAATAAATATGATTGATTTTGGAATGAATTTACAGGAAGCTGGCGATGCACCACGGGCTAAGCATTCAGGCTCCTCCAGTCCCGAGGGAAGCCTTATGGATGATGGGGGATATGTCACCCTGGAAGGTGGGTTTGATTATAAAACTATTCTTGAATTGTCAAAAAAAGGACACCGGGTTGGACACAGTGTCAGGGGGTATGGTGGATATCAGGCTATCATGTATGACAAAGTAAACAAAATATACATCGGAGCATCTGAAAGCAGAAAGGATGGGCACGCGGCTGGTTACTAG